The following nucleotide sequence is from Phycisphaerae bacterium.
GATTCCTCCGTTCGAGACAAACCGCGTCGCGGCGAACGGCCACGTGCTCGACATTCAATGCACGCTGACATTGCTGAAAGGCCGAGGAGGCCAACCAGACACCATTGTCGTCACGGACCGTAACATTACCGAGCGAAAACAACACGAGGCAGCACTGCGCGGAAGCGAAGCCAAGACGCGTGCGATCGTCGAGGCAGCCGTTGATGCGATCATCACCATTGACGCCAGCGGCCTGATCGAATCGGCGAATCGAGCGGCCGAACGACTCTTCGGGTACGACGCGGCAGATCTGATCGGCCACAACGTGAGCATGCTGATGCCTTCGCCATATCGGGAGGAACACGACTGCTATATCCGGCGATATCTTCGCACCGGGGTCAAAAAGATCATCGGTCTGGGACGGGAAGTGTACGGACGCCGGCGGAACGGGACAACATTTCCGATGGAACTTGCAATCAGCGAACTGCGTGTCGATGATCGCATCATGTTCACGGGAATCGTGCGCGACATTTCCGAACGAAAGCAGTTTGAACAGGAACTCACCGAACGGACGGCCGTCGTCGCGGAAACCAATCGCATCCTTCAGGAGGCGAATTCAAGAGCTGAAGAGGCGACCGCGGCCAAGAGCGCATTTCTCGCCAATATGAGCCACGAGATCCGAACGCCGATGACCGCGATTCTCGGATTTGCTGAGCGGCTGCAGGACGGCGAACTCAACGAAGCGGAAAGAAATTCGGCCATAGAGACGATTCGACGCAACGGCGAGCACCTCCTGCAGATCATCAACGACATCCTGGATATCTCCAAGATCGAAGCGGGCAAGATGAAAGTCGAGCATATTCGATGCTCCCCGATCGAGATCGTCCAAGATGTTATCTCGCTGATGAAAGTCCGTGCGGATGCCAAGGGTCTCGCACTCGAAGTCGAATGCGCCGGCGCCGTGCCTGAGACCATTGAAAGCGATCCAACGCGCCTGAGGCAGATCCTGGTCAACCTGGTCGGCAATGCCATTAAGTTCACGCAGAAGGGTTCGATCCGAATCGAATGCAGACTCCTGGAAAACGACGAAGGACCCAAGATGCAGTTCATGGTTGCGGACACGGGAATCGGCATGTCGCCTCTTGAGATTGAGCGGATATTCATGCCGTTTTCGCAGGCCGACCCCTCGACCACGCGGAAGTTCGGCGGTACGGGACTGGGACTTATGGTCAGCCACCGTTTCGCGCAAATGCTTGGCGGCACGATCACTGTCGATAGCAAACCGGAAGAAGGCAGCCGATTCTGCGTTGTTGTCTCCGCCGGGCGGCTTGATGGCGTCAGGATGGCACACGACTGGCATCGAACGAATTTATCGGCCGAGAATGTGCCCACCCGGCCCGATGCGGATTCCGAGCCGCTGGACTGCCATATCCTCCTGGCAGAGGACGGCATGGACAACCAACGATTGATTGAGCACATTCTGACCAGGTCGGGCGCGACGGTTCAGGTCGTCGAAAACGGCCGAATGGCGATTGACGCCGTTATGGCGACACTGAAGGCATCCGGTCGCTCCGCCGCGGAGCGGAAATTCGACCTCATTCTGCTTGACATGCAGATGCCCGAGATGGATGGCTACGAGGCCGCCATCAACTTGCGCAAGATCGGCTTTGTTAATCCGATCATCGCGCTGACGGCGCATGCGATGTCCGGCGACCGCGAGAAGTGCCTTGCCGCGGGCTGCGACGAATATGCCACCAAGCCGATCAATCGAAAAGCGCTGCTGAACCTGATACGCTCGCGAATCAGAAAGTAGGCGGCATCCTTCCCAGCGCTCCGGCCGTTGGCATTCGCGCCGAAGCGGCGCCGGACAACGCGCTCCACATGCGCGCATGGGATCTGAACCACCCGCTGCGCATGACAGCGAACACAGCCTGCCGGCGAGCGGCAGCAACTTTCGCTTGACAAACGCAATCAAAGAAACTCCGAAGCCGTGTGGGCAGACGGAAGTGAGCGGAACTGGCCCCCAAGGATTCGAACCTTGACAAACAGATCCAGAGTCTGTCGTGCTACCGTTACACTAGGGGCCAAGTGTCGGAATGATCATACTACGCAGACTCGAAATCATGTCAAGTATCGAGCAGCAGCCATCAATTCGCGTCAGGGCGCCTGTGCTTTTCAGTCGTGTGGAATGATGAATGCGAGGATCTTCCCGGAGACTGCCTGGCGACGATTTGCGGGCGAGACTGAAACGTTGGAGGGGTTTCGCAGGCGCTGCGGCCTCAGCGCCTGCGCAGCCGACGATGCAGGCCGGCACCGAGAAACGCAGCGGAAACGACGGCGAGCGGGACCAAGCTTCCAAGCCCGCAGATCGTCGGTGGCAGCGTGGGAACCAATCCGACGACTGTGCTGTCGGCATATCCCCCCACCAGAGTCACCCGACCAAGATGCACGGTCCGCTCGCAATCAAAGGGCGGCAAGATGCGGTAAGTAAACTCCGTTGTGCCGTTGAATCCGTACTGCGGGGTGAAAACGAATTCGAGCGGCGAGCCGCCGGTGGGCTGCAACGTGCCACCGAGCGGATAGGTGAAGACGGTGACCTGCCCTACTCCGAGGTTCTTCACGTTCAGATGAAACACAGACGGTCGACCGGGCGTCACGACGACAACCTGGTCGGTACTCTCGGGACAGGCAATCGTCTGCGCCTCACCGGATTGCGGCGCGGCGCCAACCATCCGGATGACGCAGGACAGCGCTGCACACGACAACGCGATGTTGAGTGCGGATGATTTCAACATGGCTTCCCTCACCTGCCACAATGCGAACACACGAGCGCCGCAATGACCGGCGCGAACCAACGGCGATTTTCATGAGTCTCGCAAAATCGGGAACGTCCCGTGCCCGCGCGGTTGGCGGGTCGAGCGCATTCACCTGACTATATGCAGACGATTAGGCGAAGTAATTGGAATCTGGGAAATGCAAACCGTCGCCGCGCCGCTTATCGGATCTCGAATGAAATGCCCTGAATTAAAGCGGGTTATCGGGAGGTGCGCCGGCATCGCTCGCCCCACGGTCCGCGTCGACCTCCGCTGTCGGA
It contains:
- a CDS encoding PAS domain S-box protein codes for the protein MKPTAPSAVAPSSSQSDDLVQSRRGSRSHTQFKPTDSVGGAIQPAGRGMQVHENTERLRAIVETAVDGIITIDSEGVVETMNPAAERMFGFTGDELIGRNITELMPEPYRSKHDSYLQRYLTTGERRIIGIGREVLGLRRDGSTFPMELAVSEMHLNGRRMFTGIVRDITERRAAEEKLRRLSALLDDSNDAIKLLDLSGNITAWNSGAERLYGYTESVALKMNIRELLPHDRSSEISEAIERLKRGERIPPFETNRVAANGHVLDIQCTLTLLKGRGGQPDTIVVTDRNITERKQHEAALRGSEAKTRAIVEAAVDAIITIDASGLIESANRAAERLFGYDAADLIGHNVSMLMPSPYREEHDCYIRRYLRTGVKKIIGLGREVYGRRRNGTTFPMELAISELRVDDRIMFTGIVRDISERKQFEQELTERTAVVAETNRILQEANSRAEEATAAKSAFLANMSHEIRTPMTAILGFAERLQDGELNEAERNSAIETIRRNGEHLLQIINDILDISKIEAGKMKVEHIRCSPIEIVQDVISLMKVRADAKGLALEVECAGAVPETIESDPTRLRQILVNLVGNAIKFTQKGSIRIECRLLENDEGPKMQFMVADTGIGMSPLEIERIFMPFSQADPSTTRKFGGTGLGLMVSHRFAQMLGGTITVDSKPEEGSRFCVVVSAGRLDGVRMAHDWHRTNLSAENVPTRPDADSEPLDCHILLAEDGMDNQRLIEHILTRSGATVQVVENGRMAIDAVMATLKASGRSAAERKFDLILLDMQMPEMDGYEAAINLRKIGFVNPIIALTAHAMSGDREKCLAAGCDEYATKPINRKALLNLIRSRIRK